Below is a window of Gemmatimonadales bacterium DNA.
GATGGCGCAGCTCAAACTGTCCGGCCGGCGAGGAGCCTGGCGAACCCGGCTCGTCGTTGTTCGGCTCGACCCCGCAAGGCTCAGGCTGAGCCTCGAAACAGGGTACGGAGCCGATGGTCAGCCTGCTTGGCAAGCGGATCGGGTCGGTACGGACGTCCTGTTTGCGGTCAACGCAGGTCAGTTTGTGCGCACCAGCCCCTGGGGTTGGTTGGTGCTCGACGGGGTCGAGCGGCTGCCGCCCGGCTCGGGCCCACTCTCGACGGCGCTGACGGTGGATCGGGAAGGGCAGGTTGGGTGGGTCGCCGGCGATTCGATCGCGGCCCGTCGAGGCCGCGGTGAAGTGCGGTTTGCTTTTCAGTCCTATCCGACCCTGCTCCGTGGCGGCCGGGTTCCTGAGCCGCTGCAGCGAGCCGGACGGGGTGTCGACCTGGCGCATCGAGACGCCCGGGCGGCGATCGGTGCTGACTCGGATGGCCGTTTGCTCGTTGCGATGACCCGTTTCGACGGACTCGGCGATCAGCTCGGGTTCGTGCCGTTAGGCTTGACGACGCCCGAGATGGCGGCGGTAATGGGGGCGTTAGGCGCCCGTGAAGCCGTGGCGCTCGATGGCGGCATTTCGGCGCAGATGCTGGTTCGGGATGCCGAGAAGGCGCTGGTGTGGTCCGGGCTTCGCAGGGTACCGCTGGCTCTGGTCGCGCGGGGTCGGTCGTGATGCGGGAGGCGTCGGTCGTACCCCTCTTGACAACAAGTGTTGCAACACTTATAATCTACCCATGCCAATAACGTTGCAGGAAGAGCTGCGCCAGAGCAAGCCGTTCCCTTCGCCGGAAGCCGAGGCGGCGGTGAGTCTTGCCCGAACGGCGGCCTGTCTCGACCATGCGACGGCCGAGATGCTCCGACCGTACGGCATCACGGGAACGCAGTACAACGTGCTCCGGATCCTTCGAGGGGCCGGGCCCCAGGGCCTCTGCCGCAACGAGGTCCGGGATCGGATGGTTGCTCCGGTGCCTGATGCCACCCGTTTGCTGGACCGGCTCGTGTTCCTTGGCTTGGTCACCCGGGATCGTGATACACCCGATCGGCGCTATGTGACCGCCCGGCTGACGGAGGCTGGGGCCACCTTGCTGGCAGAACTCGACCCGGTCGTTGCCGCCGGCAATCAGCGCCTGCTTGGTCACTTGGGCGAGGAGCGGTTGCGGCTGCTGATCGACCTGCTGGCCGAGGCGCGCAACCGGCCGTAAGCCTTTTTATTTCGCTAGATAGATGTTGTAACACTGGATGGAGGAACACATGATGAGTGACGTCTCGACAACCGAGATCCTGACCGTGGACGCTGCTGCCCGGGCCCGCCGGTCGATCCGTTCCTATCGGCCCGAACCGATACCGGCCAGCGAGTTGGCCACGATCCTGGAGGTGGTACGCCTGGCGCCGTCGGCCTTCAACCTCCAGCCCTGGCGCTTCGTCACGGTCGAGTCGCCCGAGGTCCGGGAAGCGCTCACCGCAGCTGCGCACAACCAGCGGCAGGTCCGTTCGGCGCCCCTGGTACTGGTGCTCTACACCGACATGCAGGACACCCTGGCAACCCTCGACCGCGTCGTCCACCCGAACATGCCGATCGAGCGGCAGGCCGAGGTGCAGGCGTACATCCGGAACGCCTTCGCCGGGAAGTCCGAGGCGGAACGTGAGGCGTGGGGCGCTGAGCAGGGCTTCATTGCGCTCGGCTACCTGCTGCTCACGGCCGAAGCGCATGGCTATCAGACCTCGCCGATGGCGGGGTTCGACGCGGAGAGTGTCAAGCGGTTGCTCGGCCTGCCGACTCATGTCCGCGTCGTTGCGCTCGTAGCCATCGGCCGAGGTGCGGAGTCTGGGTTTCCACACCATCGCATCCCGCTGGAGCAACTGATGCGAGTGGCATGAGGCCGGTGCGCGCCAACCCTTGCCAACAACATCAACCTTCTGAAGGAGATTCAATCATGTCCGCAGTTGACACTACCACGGTCTGGACCATCGATCCGATCCACACCGTCGTCGAGTTCGCAACCAAGCATCTGATGATCACGACGGTGAAGGGCCGATTCGGTGCGGTCTCAGGCACCATCGTCAAGAATGGCGCCGGCTCCAAGGTCGAGGTCGAGATCCAGGCTGCCTCGATCGACACGCGGGCTCAGCAGCGCGATGACCACCTGCGCTCCGCCGACTTCCTCGAAGTCGAGAAGTATCCGACCATTACCTTCGCGAGTCGTCGGATCGACGGGGCATTCGATACCCCCGGCGACGAGTTCACCGTGATTGGTGACCTGACCATTCACGGTACGACGCGGGAAGTCGCCCTGGCGGCGGTCTACGAAGGCCAGGGTCGTGATCCCTGGGGTGGGGAGCGGATCAGCTTCAGCGCGGCAGCCAAGATCGACCGCAGGGACTACGGGCTCACCTTCAATCAGACGCTCGAAACGGGGGGCGTCCTGGTTGGTAACGATCTCAAGGTGACCCTCGAGGTGCAGGCGACGAAGTCCAGCTGAGCGCAGTGCGGGAGCGGGCGGTTGTCCGCTCCCGGCATTCCCTTGTCAACCACGATCCGGCCAGCGACTTTCGTGACGTCGTGAGTCCATCGGTCTCTTCGTCGGTGCAAGGAATTCGGAATGCGAGTGCTGCTGCAGCGGGTCTCACGGGCGTCGGTCTCGGTCGATGGAGAGGTCGTCGGGCAGGTCGATCGCGGCTTCTGTCTTCTGGTCGGCTTTACTCACTCCGATACGCCTGACGAAGTCACCTGGATGGTCGACAAGGTTCTGGGCCTCCGGCTTTTTTCCGATGCGGAGGGCAAGATGAACCTCGGACTGGCCGATGTCGGCGGGGGGCTGCTCGTCGTCTCTCAGTTCACGCTCTATGGCGATGCGGCGAAAGGGCGACGCCCCTCGTTCCTCGATGCGGCCCGCCCGGAGCAGGCGATTCCCCTCTACCAATCGTTCTGTGCGCAGCTCGAGGCCCGAGGGCTTCGGGTCGGCACCGGACAGTTCGGCGCCGAGATGGTGGTCGAAATCCACAACGACGGACCGGTGACACTGATGCTCGAGCGCGAGCATGTCTGATCGCCCGATCGTGCTGGCGTCCCGGTCACCGCGCCGCAAGCAGTTGCTCGAGATGCTGGGTTTGCCGGTCATCGTTTCCGCGGCTGACGTGCAGGAAATTCCTCTGCCGAGAGAGCGTCCGGGCGCGTACTCCGCCCGGCTGGCGCGCGACAAAGCTCGGGCGGTGCCGGGGCAGTACGTGCTTGGTGCGGACACCATCGTCGTGATCGACGAGGCCATTCTCGAGAAGCCTGCTGACGCCGATGATGCGGTCCGGATGCTGGAACGGCTCCAGGGCCGCCGGCACGAGGTGATCACCTCGGTCTGCCTGATTGCCGATGGAGTCGAGTTTCAGGCGCAGGATGTGACGGCGGTGTTCTTTCGTCCGGCCACGACCGAGTGGCTTCAGTCGTATGTCGCCACCGGTGAGCCGATGGACAAGGCCGGCAGCTACGGGATCCAGGGTTATGGCGCGGCTCTGGTCGACCGGATCGAGGGTGACTTCTTCGGCGTGATGGGGTTGCCGGTCCGGCTGGTGATCGACCTCCTGGCCCAGGCGGGGCGACCCTATCGATTTGCACCGGTCAGCTGAGGCGATAGACCGGCACGGTATTTCGTTTGC
It encodes the following:
- a CDS encoding phosphodiester glycosidase family protein, whose translation is MQVARLVPLLGVTLLVASSGPAFPGGDEPGLPVSSLARWQNGRWQTWWRSDRAPQVWSEDQHVLTAGVAWAATAPAIEMAQLKLSGRRGAWRTRLVVVRLDPARLRLSLETGYGADGQPAWQADRVGTDVLFAVNAGQFVRTSPWGWLVLDGVERLPPGSGPLSTALTVDREGQVGWVAGDSIAARRGRGEVRFAFQSYPTLLRGGRVPEPLQRAGRGVDLAHRDARAAIGADSDGRLLVAMTRFDGLGDQLGFVPLGLTTPEMAAVMGALGAREAVALDGGISAQMLVRDAEKALVWSGLRRVPLALVARGRS
- a CDS encoding winged helix-turn-helix transcriptional regulator, encoding MPITLQEELRQSKPFPSPEAEAAVSLARTAACLDHATAEMLRPYGITGTQYNVLRILRGAGPQGLCRNEVRDRMVAPVPDATRLLDRLVFLGLVTRDRDTPDRRYVTARLTEAGATLLAELDPVVAAGNQRLLGHLGEERLRLLIDLLAEARNRP
- a CDS encoding nitroreductase family protein encodes the protein MSDVSTTEILTVDAAARARRSIRSYRPEPIPASELATILEVVRLAPSAFNLQPWRFVTVESPEVREALTAAAHNQRQVRSAPLVLVLYTDMQDTLATLDRVVHPNMPIERQAEVQAYIRNAFAGKSEAEREAWGAEQGFIALGYLLLTAEAHGYQTSPMAGFDAESVKRLLGLPTHVRVVALVAIGRGAESGFPHHRIPLEQLMRVA
- a CDS encoding YceI family protein — protein: MSAVDTTTVWTIDPIHTVVEFATKHLMITTVKGRFGAVSGTIVKNGAGSKVEVEIQAASIDTRAQQRDDHLRSADFLEVEKYPTITFASRRIDGAFDTPGDEFTVIGDLTIHGTTREVALAAVYEGQGRDPWGGERISFSAAAKIDRRDYGLTFNQTLETGGVLVGNDLKVTLEVQATKSS
- the dtd gene encoding D-tyrosyl-tRNA(Tyr) deacylase, giving the protein MRVLLQRVSRASVSVDGEVVGQVDRGFCLLVGFTHSDTPDEVTWMVDKVLGLRLFSDAEGKMNLGLADVGGGLLVVSQFTLYGDAAKGRRPSFLDAARPEQAIPLYQSFCAQLEARGLRVGTGQFGAEMVVEIHNDGPVTLMLEREHV
- the maf gene encoding septum formation protein Maf, yielding MSDRPIVLASRSPRRKQLLEMLGLPVIVSAADVQEIPLPRERPGAYSARLARDKARAVPGQYVLGADTIVVIDEAILEKPADADDAVRMLERLQGRRHEVITSVCLIADGVEFQAQDVTAVFFRPATTEWLQSYVATGEPMDKAGSYGIQGYGAALVDRIEGDFFGVMGLPVRLVIDLLAQAGRPYRFAPVS